The Parvibaculaceae bacterium PLY_AMNH_Bact1 genome window below encodes:
- a CDS encoding response regulator (Derived by automated computational analysis using gene prediction method: Protein Homology. GO_process: GO:0000160 - phosphorelay signal transduction system [Evidence IEA]), whose translation MAVDLSMPVLVVDDYKTMIRIIRNLLKQLGFTNVDDAADGTEALAKMRGKRYGLVISDWNMEPMTGYELLKEVRSDEGLKPTPFIMITAESKTENVIAAKKAGVNNYIVKPFNAATLKTKITAVIGDF comes from the coding sequence ATGGCAGTAGATCTCTCAATGCCCGTTCTGGTGGTCGACGACTACAAGACAATGATCCGTATTATCCGCAACTTGTTGAAGCAGCTTGGCTTCACCAATGTTGACGATGCCGCAGACGGCACCGAAGCACTGGCAAAGATGCGCGGCAAGCGCTATGGGCTGGTCATTTCCGACTGGAACATGGAGCCCATGACTGGGTATGAGCTTCTTAAAGAAGTGCGGAGCGATGAAGGGCTCAAGCCAACACCGTTCATTATGATCACAGCTGAGTCGAAGACGGAGAACGTGATCGCAGCGAAGAAGGCTGGTGTGAACAACTACATCGTGAAGCCTTTCAATGCGGCAAC